In one window of Zingiber officinale cultivar Zhangliang chromosome 11A, Zo_v1.1, whole genome shotgun sequence DNA:
- the LOC122031686 gene encoding wall-associated receptor kinase 3-like: MKPFYYNVEVVNISLVMGQVRMLNQIFSACYNPNNNTVSNSGWYSLNLGDPYRFSNLHNKFTVIGCETLAYILDYQRSNRYASGCLSMCEDEESIVGDSCSGMGCCQTSIPKNLRYYEVAFARGFNNSDIWNFSRCSYAALLEADQFQFQTSYISNITTNQLMQMNDNGRMPVVMDWAIGNDTCEVAKRNNPISYACISNYSVCVNSINGPGYLCNCSTGYQGNPYLSNGCQDINECSRQSNPCSDGICQNRPGNYSCHCPKGTHGNAYNGTCIPDQKLPLAVKVAIGGCCGVIILLLCVMCLYIVYQRRKLEEMKRKYFKQYGGHELEKRMKLEKSLNKFKIFGSKELEKATNHFDDKNIIGRGGNGVVYKGVLENQDVVAIKKPKIINEDLKKQFGTETLILSNVNHVNIVKLLGCCLEMEMPLLVYEFVQNGTLFHLIHENENRATTFLDTRLRIAYESADALDYLHSKVSPQIIHGDVKSSNILLDVDNTAKISDFGASKLIPKGEEQFATLLQFTHGYIDPECLVTYELTYKSDVYSFGVVLLELFTGKKAINFEESEEQRSLVSTFTMLENQNRVSEILDNQVKLEANIEFIEELTKLIKQCLKLKGEDRPTMKEVAEELNGLKTLNQHPFVVQHNAEEMESLLSGLPNDNRADSNTTFNIESRLTGRSNIQDWL, from the exons ATGAAGCCTTTCTATTACAATGTCGAGGTCGTCAATATTTCATTGGTGATGGGCCAAGTGCGCATGCTCAACCAGATATTCTCGGCGTGTTACAATCCGAATAACAACACTGTCTCTAACTCAGGCTGGTATTCATTGAATCTGGGTGACCCATATAGGTTCTCTAATCTCCACAACAAGTTCACTGTCATCGGATGCGAGACCCTTGCCTACATACTCGACTACCAGAGGAGCAATAGATACGCCAGTGGCTGTCTGTCCATGTGCGAGGATGAAGAGAGCATCGTCGGTGACTCCTGCTCCGGCATGGGTTGCTGCCAGACTTCCATACCCAAGAATCTCAGATACTATGAAGTCGCGTTTGCTAGGGGTTTCAACAACTCGGATATTTGGAATTTTAGCAGATGCAGCTACGCCGCCTTGTTGGAAGCCGATCAATTCCAGTTTCAGACATCTTACATCAGTAACATCACCACGAACCAATTGATGCAAATGAATGACAATGGCAGGATGCCGGTAGTGATGGACTGGGCCATTGGAAATGACACCTGTGAGGTAGCTAAGCGCAATAACCCAATCTCTTATGCCTGCATCAGCAATTACAGCGTGTGCGTCAACTCCATCAACGGCCCTGGCTATCTTTGCAACTGTTCGACGGGATACCAAGGCAACCCTTACCTCTCCAACGGATGCCAAG ACATCAATGAATGCAGTCGACAATCAAATCCATGCTCAGATGGCATCTGCCAGAACCGGCCCGGTAATTATAGTTGTCACTGCCCCAAGGGCACGCATGGAAACGCATACAATGGAACATGCATCCCGGATCAGAAACTTCCCTTAGCAGTGAAGGTGGCTATAG GTGGTTGCTGTGGTGTAATCATTTTATTACTATGCGTTATGTGTCTCTATATAGTCTATCAAAGAAGAAAACTAGAAGAgatgaaaagaaaatatttcaaaCAATATGGAGGTCATGAATTAGAGAAAAGGATGAAGCTAGAAAAAAGCCtcaacaaatttaaaatatttggaaGCAAAGAATTGGAGAAGGCAACCAATCATTTTGATGACAAAAATATTATTGGGAGAGGAGGAAATGGAGTTGTGTATAAAGGAGTTTTGGAAAACCAAGATGTTGTTGCCATAAAGAAACCTAAGATTATTAATGAGGACTTGAAGAAACAATTTGGAACAGAGACACTTATTTTATCAAATGTTAACCATGTCAACATAGTTAAGCTCTTGGGTTGTTGTTTGGAGATGGAGATGCCATTGCTGGTCTATGAGTTTGTCCAGAATGGAACATTATTTCATTTAATTCATGAAAATGAGAACAGAGCTACAACTTTCTTAGATACTCGATTGCGAATTGCTTATGAATCTGCTGATGCTTTGGACTACTTGCACTCAAAAGTTTCACCTCAAATCATTCATGGAGATGTGAAATCATCTAATATACTTTTAGATGTGGATAACACTGCAAAAATTTCGGACTTTGGAGCTTCAAAGTTGATTCCCAAGGGGGAGGAACAATTTGCTACATTGTTGCAATTCACTCATGGTTATATTGATCCAGAATGCCTAGTGACATATGAGTTGACCTATAAAAGTGATGTTTATAGCTTTGGTGTGGTTCTCTTGGAGCTATTTACAGGTAAGAAGGCTATTAATTTTGAAGAATCCGAAGAACAAAGGAGTTTGGTGTCGACTTTTACTATGTTGGAGAATCAAAATAGGGTTTCAGAGATCTTAGACAATCAAGTGAAATTGGAAGCTAATATAGAATTTATCGAAGAACTTACTAAACTTATCAAACAATGTTTAAAGTTGAAGGGAGAGGATAGACCAACTATGAAGGAAGTGGCCGAGGAGCTAAATGGATTAAAAACTCTTAATCAACACCCGTTCGTAGTGCAACACAATGCTGAAGAAATGGAGAGCTTGCTCAGTGGGTTGCCAAATGATAATCGTGCTGATTCCAATACTACTTTCAATATAGAGAGCAGGTTAACAGGACGGAGCAATATCCAAGATTGGTTGTAA